In the genome of Rhodoplanes sp. Z2-YC6860, one region contains:
- the xth gene encoding exodeoxyribonuclease III, translating into MRIATWNVNSIRQRLENLTAWLTERSPDIVCLQETKTVDDQFPRGPIEALGYNVAVHGQKTFNGVAILSKFAFDEVTPRLPGDDADDHARFIEATISTRDGTLRVASIYLPNGNPPDTEKYTYKINWMERLSKYAHERLQLEEPLIMAGDYNVIPTADDVHNPAAWTKDALFLPQTRAKFRSLTHLGLTDAVRAVSDSKDLYTFWDYQAGAWQKNWGIRIDHLLLSPQAADRLTAAGIDKHVRSWEKPSDHVPVYADFAFEPAERA; encoded by the coding sequence ATGCGGATCGCCACCTGGAACGTCAATTCAATCAGACAACGCCTTGAAAACCTGACCGCTTGGCTCACCGAGCGGTCGCCTGACATTGTCTGTCTGCAGGAAACCAAGACGGTCGACGACCAGTTTCCGCGCGGTCCAATCGAGGCCCTGGGCTACAATGTTGCAGTGCACGGTCAGAAAACGTTCAACGGCGTCGCGATCCTGTCCAAGTTCGCGTTCGACGAGGTGACGCCGAGGCTGCCCGGTGACGATGCCGACGACCACGCGCGCTTCATCGAGGCGACGATCTCGACCCGGGACGGCACGCTGCGGGTGGCGTCGATCTACCTGCCCAACGGCAACCCGCCCGACACCGAAAAGTACACCTACAAAATCAACTGGATGGAGCGGCTTTCAAAGTACGCGCATGAACGACTTCAACTGGAAGAACCGCTGATCATGGCCGGCGATTACAACGTCATCCCGACCGCGGACGACGTGCACAATCCCGCTGCCTGGACCAAGGATGCGCTGTTCCTGCCGCAGACGCGGGCGAAGTTTCGATCGCTGACGCATCTCGGACTGACCGACGCCGTTCGCGCCGTGAGCGACAGCAAAGACCTCTACACATTCTGGGACTATCAGGCCGGTGCCTGGCAGAAGAACTGGGGCATCCGGATCGATCATCTGCTGCTGTCGCCGCAGGCGGCTGATCGCCTCACCGCCGCTGGAATCGACAAGCACGTGCGCTCCTGGGAGAAGCCCTCGGACCACGTGCCAGTTTATGCGGATTTCGCGTTCGAGCCGGCGGAACGCGCTTAA
- a CDS encoding tetratricopeptide repeat protein translates to MRISSAVVSVALIALAFGGEPASALDGTPSPNAVPVAPSDPSLALAGAGAAAAPAIANPAGRSSASALMPTSLGEAMKSATEALRSGEKAQAVISLEYAAEHGHSYAQWKLGRMFADGDGVQRDELKAFNYFQKLADSYADDNPAGPRARFVSNAFVALGNYYLEGIPNTSVTPSPELARRMFGHAASYFGDPEAQYQLASLYLNGNGVARDPKRAVPWLVLASNKGHYRAQAVLGRIMFYGEHGIRQRAAGLMWLTVACDGPGAKEPWIAQLRENAVAQATDDERAMAFILLKRWVEGRRD, encoded by the coding sequence ATGCGGATATCTAGTGCGGTTGTCAGCGTCGCTTTGATTGCGCTCGCCTTCGGTGGCGAGCCAGCCAGCGCGCTCGACGGCACGCCATCGCCCAATGCGGTGCCGGTGGCACCGTCCGATCCGTCACTTGCATTGGCCGGCGCCGGTGCGGCTGCCGCCCCGGCGATCGCCAATCCCGCCGGACGCTCCAGCGCCAGCGCGCTGATGCCGACGTCGCTCGGCGAGGCGATGAAAAGCGCCACCGAGGCGTTGCGCAGCGGCGAGAAGGCCCAGGCCGTGATCTCGCTGGAATATGCCGCCGAGCACGGTCACAGCTATGCGCAGTGGAAGCTCGGTCGCATGTTTGCCGACGGTGACGGCGTCCAGCGCGACGAACTCAAGGCCTTCAACTATTTCCAGAAGCTCGCCGACAGCTACGCCGATGACAATCCGGCTGGCCCCCGCGCGCGCTTCGTCTCCAACGCCTTTGTTGCGCTCGGCAATTATTATCTCGAGGGCATCCCGAATACGTCGGTGACACCGAGCCCGGAGCTTGCGCGCCGCATGTTCGGCCACGCCGCATCCTACTTCGGCGATCCCGAGGCGCAGTATCAGCTCGCGTCGCTCTACCTCAACGGCAACGGTGTGGCGCGCGATCCCAAGCGCGCGGTGCCGTGGCTGGTGCTGGCCTCCAACAAGGGGCACTACCGCGCCCAGGCGGTTCTCGGCCGCATCATGTTCTACGGCGAGCACGGCATCCGTCAGCGCGCCGCCGGTTTGATGTGGCTCACCGTCGCCTGCGACGGTCCGGGCGCCAAGGAGCCGTGGATCGCGCAGTTGCGCGAGAACGCGGTGGCTCAGGCCACCGATGACGAGCGAGCGATGGCTTTCATCCTGCTCAAGCGTTGGGTCGAAGGCCGGCGCGACTAG
- the ilvD gene encoding dihydroxy-acid dehydratase, whose amino-acid sequence MDARTKLKTKLPSRHVTEGPERAPHRSYYYAMGLTTAQIHQPFVGVASCWNEAAPCNISLMRQAQAVKKGVAAAGGTPREFCTITVTDGIAMGHEGMKSSLPSREAIADTVELTVRGHSYDALVGLAGCDKSLPGMMMAMCRLNVPSVFLYGGSILPGTFKGRPVTVQDVFEAVGKYSVGEMSDADLGELERQACPSAGACGAQFTANTMATVSEAIGLALPYSAGAPAPYEIRDAFCMTAGEQVMKLIAEGIRPRDIVTKKALENAAAVVAASGGSTNAALHLPAIAHECGIDFTLFDVAEVFKKTPYIADLKPGGRYVAKDMFEAGGIPLLMKTLLEHGFLHGDCMTVTGRTIAQNMKSVKWNPDQDVVRPANKPITKTGGVVGLKGNLAPEGAIVKVAGMSELKFSGPARCFDREEDCFAAVKAKKYKEGDVFVIRYEGPKGGPGMREMLATTAALYGQGMGGKVALITDGRFSGATRGFCIGHVGPEAAVGGPIALVKDGDIIEIDAVKGTMNLKVPAEELATRRKAWKPRPIDFGSGYIWKYAQQVGDALHGAVTHPGAAGEKSCYADI is encoded by the coding sequence ATGGACGCAAGAACGAAACTCAAAACCAAGCTTCCCAGCCGCCACGTCACCGAAGGGCCTGAACGAGCGCCGCACCGCTCTTATTACTATGCGATGGGTCTGACCACGGCTCAGATCCACCAGCCGTTTGTCGGCGTCGCCTCCTGCTGGAATGAAGCCGCGCCCTGCAACATCTCGTTGATGCGCCAGGCCCAGGCCGTGAAAAAAGGCGTCGCGGCCGCCGGCGGCACACCGCGCGAGTTCTGCACCATCACGGTCACCGACGGCATCGCCATGGGCCACGAGGGCATGAAGTCCTCGCTGCCGTCGCGCGAAGCCATTGCCGACACGGTCGAGCTTACGGTCCGCGGCCACTCCTACGACGCGCTGGTCGGTCTTGCCGGCTGCGACAAGTCGCTGCCCGGCATGATGATGGCGATGTGCCGTCTCAACGTGCCGTCGGTCTTCCTCTACGGCGGTTCGATCCTGCCTGGCACCTTCAAGGGTCGTCCGGTCACCGTGCAGGACGTGTTCGAAGCGGTCGGCAAATATTCGGTCGGCGAGATGTCCGACGCGGATCTCGGCGAACTCGAGCGGCAGGCGTGCCCGTCGGCCGGCGCCTGCGGCGCACAATTCACCGCCAACACCATGGCGACCGTCTCCGAGGCGATCGGGCTTGCGCTGCCGTACTCGGCTGGCGCGCCTGCGCCCTACGAAATCCGCGACGCGTTCTGCATGACCGCCGGCGAGCAGGTGATGAAGCTGATCGCCGAAGGCATCCGCCCGCGCGACATTGTGACGAAAAAGGCGCTGGAAAATGCCGCCGCTGTGGTAGCCGCCTCCGGTGGTTCAACCAATGCTGCGCTGCATCTGCCTGCAATTGCTCATGAATGCGGAATCGACTTCACGCTGTTCGATGTCGCCGAAGTCTTCAAAAAGACTCCTTATATCGCCGATTTGAAACCGGGCGGCCGTTATGTCGCCAAGGACATGTTCGAAGCTGGTGGCATACCGCTCCTGATGAAAACGTTGCTGGAGCATGGTTTCTTGCATGGCGACTGCATGACCGTGACGGGCCGCACCATCGCGCAGAACATGAAGAGCGTGAAATGGAATCCGGACCAGGATGTGGTCCGGCCGGCCAACAAGCCGATCACCAAGACCGGCGGCGTGGTTGGGCTGAAGGGGAATCTCGCGCCGGAAGGCGCGATCGTGAAAGTCGCCGGAATGTCCGAGTTGAAGTTCTCCGGTCCGGCGCGTTGCTTTGATCGCGAGGAAGACTGCTTCGCTGCCGTCAAAGCGAAAAAGTACAAAGAAGGCGATGTGTTCGTGATCCGCTACGAGGGCCCCAAGGGCGGCCCCGGCATGCGTGAGATGCTCGCGACCACCGCAGCGCTCTACGGCCAAGGCATGGGCGGCAAGGTCGCCCTCATCACCGATGGCCGCTTCTCAGGCGCCACTCGCGGCTTCTGCATCGGCCATGTCGGGCCCGAGGCTGCAGTCGGCGGTCCGATCGCGCTCGTGAAGGATGGCGACATCATCGAGATCGACGCCGTCAAAGGCACGATGAACCTCAAGGTTCCGGCCGAGGAATTGGCTACGCGCCGCAAGGCATGGAAGCCGCGCCCGATCGATTTCGGCTCTGGCTATATCTGGAAATACGCTCAGCAGGTCGGCGATGCCCTGCATGGCGCGGTCACGCATCCGGGCGCCGCCGGCGAGAAGTCGTGTTATGCGGATATCTAG